In Rhodanobacter denitrificans, a single window of DNA contains:
- a CDS encoding ribonuclease domain-containing protein, with protein sequence MRQLKPLILLAFIVLAVTLWNRHAGTPPASTNPAASADSSASPRAPERPAGTDVPAFLPAEAHATLDRIARGGPFEHSQDGGVFGNYEGLLPQQPRGYYHEYTVETPGARNRGARRIITGGTPPSVWYYTDDHYRSFRRFKVDR encoded by the coding sequence ATGCGCCAACTCAAACCACTGATCCTGCTGGCATTCATCGTCCTCGCGGTGACGCTGTGGAATCGCCATGCCGGCACGCCGCCGGCCAGCACCAACCCGGCGGCGAGCGCGGACAGCAGCGCATCGCCCCGCGCGCCGGAGCGCCCCGCCGGCACCGACGTACCCGCCTTCCTGCCGGCGGAGGCGCACGCCACGCTGGATCGGATCGCCCGCGGCGGCCCGTTCGAACACAGCCAGGACGGTGGCGTGTTCGGCAACTACGAGGGCCTGCTGCCGCAGCAGCCGCGCGGCTATTACCATGAGTACACGGTGGAGACGCCCGGCGCGCGCAACCGCGGCGCGCGGCGCATCATCACCGGCGGCACGCCGCCGTCGGTCTGGTACTACACCGACGACCACTACCGCAGCTTCCGCCGTTTCAAGGTGGACCGATGA
- a CDS encoding oligopeptide:H+ symporter: MSTTPDHAGGRLPRQIAYIIGNEGCERFSFYGMRNILTPFLITTLLLYLPEGQRTLAAKDVFHTFVIGVYFFPLLGGWLADRYFGKYNTVLWMSLVYCLGHACLAIFEHNRLGFFAGLGLIALGAGGIKPLVASFMGDQFDQSNKHLAKVVFDAFYWIINFGSFFASLLMPLFLHHFGAAVAFGIPGGLMFIATVVFWLGRRQYVMLPPTPPDPNAFSRVLRTALLTHRPGQARPGLWIAAAGVLVALAGFSLIGSLGFVIVACLALVALIGGVGGGAWLQMERARGLHPDVAVDGARNVLRVLVIFALTTPFFSLFDQKASTWVVQGHEMTMPSWFHAAQMQALNPMLVMLLIPFNNLVLYPLLRRLGYEPTALRRMTAGIAFSGVAWIVVGGLQVVIDGGDPLSIAWQVLPYALLTFGEVLVSATGLEFAYSQAPASMKGVVMSFWNLTTTIGNLWVLLANAAVRNETVTGSIAGTGLSVTAFQMFFFAAFALLAALAFGLYARRYREVDNYRSA; encoded by the coding sequence ATGAGCACCACCCCCGACCACGCCGGCGGGCGCCTGCCGCGGCAGATTGCCTACATCATCGGCAACGAAGGCTGCGAGCGTTTCTCGTTCTACGGGATGCGCAACATCCTCACCCCGTTCCTGATCACCACCTTGCTGCTGTACCTGCCGGAGGGGCAGCGCACGCTGGCGGCGAAGGACGTGTTCCACACCTTCGTGATCGGCGTGTACTTCTTCCCGTTGCTGGGCGGCTGGCTGGCCGACCGCTACTTCGGCAAGTACAACACCGTGCTGTGGATGAGCCTGGTGTACTGCCTCGGCCACGCCTGCCTGGCGATCTTCGAGCACAACCGCCTCGGTTTCTTCGCCGGCCTCGGGCTGATCGCGCTGGGCGCGGGCGGCATCAAGCCGCTGGTGGCGTCGTTCATGGGCGACCAGTTCGACCAGTCGAACAAGCACCTGGCCAAGGTGGTGTTCGACGCGTTCTACTGGATCATCAACTTCGGCTCGTTCTTCGCTTCGCTGCTGATGCCGCTGTTCCTGCACCACTTCGGCGCGGCGGTGGCGTTCGGCATTCCCGGCGGCCTGATGTTCATCGCCACCGTGGTGTTCTGGCTGGGCCGCCGGCAGTACGTGATGCTGCCGCCGACACCGCCGGACCCCAACGCGTTCTCGCGGGTGCTGCGCACCGCGTTGCTGACCCATCGACCCGGCCAGGCGCGGCCCGGTTTGTGGATCGCCGCCGCCGGCGTGCTGGTGGCGCTGGCCGGCTTCAGCCTGATCGGCTCGCTCGGCTTCGTGATCGTCGCCTGCCTCGCGCTGGTGGCGCTGATCGGCGGCGTCGGCGGCGGTGCGTGGCTGCAGATGGAGCGTGCCCGCGGCCTGCATCCGGACGTGGCGGTGGACGGCGCGCGCAACGTGCTGCGCGTGCTGGTGATCTTCGCGCTGACCACGCCGTTCTTCTCGCTGTTCGACCAGAAGGCTTCGACCTGGGTGGTGCAGGGCCACGAGATGACCATGCCGTCGTGGTTCCATGCCGCGCAGATGCAGGCGCTGAACCCGATGCTGGTGATGCTGCTGATCCCGTTCAACAACCTGGTGCTGTATCCGCTGCTGCGCCGCCTCGGCTACGAGCCCACCGCGCTGCGCCGGATGACCGCCGGCATCGCGTTCAGCGGCGTGGCGTGGATCGTGGTGGGCGGGCTGCAGGTGGTGATCGACGGCGGCGATCCGCTGTCGATCGCGTGGCAGGTGCTGCCGTACGCGCTGCTGACCTTCGGCGAGGTACTGGTCTCGGCGACCGGGCTGGAGTTCGCCTACAGCCAGGCGCCGGCGTCGATGAAAGGCGTGGTGATGAGCTTCTGGAACCTCACCACGACCATCGGCAACCTGTGGGTGCTGCTGGCCAACGCGGCGGTGCGCAACGAAACCGTCACGGGTTCCATTGCCGGCACGGGGCTCAGCGTCACCGCGTTCCAGATGTTCTTCTTCGCCGCCTTCGCGCTGCTCGCCGCGCTGGCGTTCGGGTTGTATGCGCGGCGGTATCGCGAGGTGGACAACTACCGCTCCGCCTGA
- a CDS encoding DUF6531 domain-containing protein, with amino-acid sequence MKASKYGSLLLIGFALCHSPPSLAVQNLDGVNVNSPSCRPGFINLVDGSGDLIGCLSGFGDGGGSVHVPDIFDGGGGGILVPNIGHVSLSDRNANAGTNTDCDDPAKPVSVTGNPVVFSTGNKIEPEVDFVSAGAMALSLKRTYNYYWNGIGIFGRRWLSDYDYKLLFTTDDPTSSCYPRPGNGRCDPLNQPIWAQRPDGRKIKFNYSATPTPGWYEDKTSPIAKIIQTGSTYTLYGESRTVEVYDYNGFPLNLKSEQGIGWTFTYDANHYLARVTHSSGRHVDFGWSNGLLANVTDPAGNIYSYTYATIAVGNALMASPQTEVSASSTRIQPLLIMPTPDDPPPTPYNPPVQTMVALLKSTTQPGSTPTTLTYHYEDSRFATALTGKTINGVRYSWITYDANARAVETKHANGTERYQFVYTLDANNAIVTATVTNPLGKQTTYQFDAKGNQISVAGLGSTHCAAVYKETSYDGAGYPDAVSDFNGNITTFNYAATGQLQQKVTAFGTPLAQTTSYVWDTAHNRVTKVTLEGDHETAYVHGSDGRLASVSVKNLSTKVAASTGQIRTTTYTYTTYSNGLLASRIVDGPLAGLGDAVTTTYSQTGDLLTVKNGLGQTTTYGGYNGLGLPGSITGPNGDKHSYVYDARGRITDDQTYRNGGTQHTYYEYDGFGRLSRVTQPDGHTHSYQYDSAGRLVSEYEPEAGGTFAQTMYTYNAMSLPTSVKKQRVFIEPARGTAP; translated from the coding sequence ATGAAAGCGTCCAAGTATGGCTCGTTGCTGTTGATTGGGTTTGCGCTGTGTCATTCGCCTCCATCGCTTGCCGTGCAGAATTTGGACGGAGTGAATGTCAACTCGCCGTCTTGTCGACCCGGCTTCATCAATCTCGTGGATGGATCCGGCGATCTAATCGGTTGTTTATCCGGCTTCGGCGACGGAGGTGGCTCAGTCCACGTCCCCGATATCTTCGATGGTGGTGGCGGCGGTATTTTGGTTCCCAATATCGGCCATGTTTCCTTGTCGGATCGGAATGCCAATGCGGGAACGAACACGGACTGTGACGATCCGGCCAAGCCGGTATCCGTGACGGGCAACCCGGTCGTCTTTTCCACGGGCAACAAGATTGAGCCGGAGGTCGATTTCGTCAGCGCTGGCGCGATGGCGCTCTCGCTGAAACGAACCTACAACTATTACTGGAACGGTATCGGGATTTTCGGTCGACGCTGGTTGAGCGACTACGACTACAAGCTGCTTTTCACCACGGACGATCCCACCTCGTCGTGCTATCCCCGTCCGGGCAATGGTCGATGTGACCCGCTCAACCAACCGATCTGGGCGCAACGCCCGGATGGGCGCAAGATCAAGTTCAACTACTCGGCCACGCCGACACCGGGCTGGTACGAGGACAAGACTTCTCCCATTGCGAAAATCATCCAGACTGGGTCGACCTATACGCTCTATGGCGAAAGTCGCACGGTCGAGGTCTACGACTACAACGGCTTCCCCTTGAATCTTAAGAGCGAGCAGGGGATCGGTTGGACGTTCACCTACGACGCTAACCATTACCTGGCCCGGGTCACGCATAGCTCCGGACGTCATGTGGATTTCGGCTGGAGCAATGGGCTGTTGGCCAATGTCACGGATCCTGCCGGCAACATCTATAGCTATACCTACGCGACTATTGCGGTCGGAAACGCACTGATGGCATCGCCGCAAACTGAAGTCTCGGCGTCGTCCACAAGGATTCAGCCTCTGCTGATCATGCCAACGCCGGATGACCCGCCACCCACACCATACAACCCTCCCGTACAGACGATGGTGGCGCTGCTAAAGAGCACGACGCAGCCAGGCTCGACCCCAACCACGCTTACCTATCACTACGAGGACAGCCGCTTCGCTACGGCGTTGACCGGCAAGACGATTAACGGCGTGCGCTACAGCTGGATCACGTACGACGCCAACGCGCGGGCTGTCGAGACCAAGCATGCGAATGGTACCGAGCGATACCAGTTTGTGTACACACTGGACGCTAATAACGCCATTGTCACTGCCACTGTCACGAACCCTTTGGGCAAACAAACTACGTACCAATTCGATGCCAAGGGCAATCAGATCTCTGTGGCCGGGTTGGGTTCGACTCATTGCGCAGCCGTTTACAAGGAAACCAGTTACGACGGTGCCGGTTATCCTGATGCTGTAAGTGACTTCAACGGCAACATCACCACCTTCAATTACGCTGCCACAGGTCAACTGCAGCAGAAAGTGACCGCCTTCGGCACGCCATTGGCGCAGACCACCAGTTACGTATGGGACACAGCGCATAACCGGGTCACCAAGGTGACCTTGGAAGGCGATCACGAGACCGCTTATGTGCACGGTTCAGACGGTCGCCTCGCCTCCGTTTCGGTCAAAAATCTTTCCACTAAGGTGGCCGCAAGCACAGGGCAGATTCGAACCACGACCTATACCTACACAACGTACTCCAATGGCCTGTTGGCCTCCCGGATTGTCGACGGCCCGCTGGCCGGACTGGGTGATGCCGTCACGACGACTTATTCGCAAACGGGCGATCTGTTGACGGTGAAGAACGGCTTGGGGCAAACGACCACTTATGGTGGCTACAACGGCCTCGGCTTGCCAGGATCGATCACCGGCCCGAACGGCGACAAGCACAGCTATGTCTACGATGCGCGCGGTCGCATTACGGACGACCAAACCTATCGCAACGGTGGTACGCAGCATACGTACTACGAGTATGACGGCTTCGGCCGATTGTCCCGTGTCACGCAACCGGACGGGCATACGCACTCCTATCAATACGACAGCGCCGGCCGCTTGGTGTCCGAATACGAGCCAGAAGCAGGTGGCACATTCGCGCAGACCATGTATACCTACAACGCCATGTCCTTGCCGACGTCGGTGAAGAAGCAACGCGTCTTTATTGAGCCTGCGCGAGGGACCGCGCCATGA